A window from Salvia miltiorrhiza cultivar Shanhuang (shh) chromosome 2, IMPLAD_Smil_shh, whole genome shotgun sequence encodes these proteins:
- the LOC131007694 gene encoding guanine nucleotide-binding protein subunit beta-like protein has translation MAMGQEELVLRGTMRGHTDWVTAIAAPMDNSDTIVTASRDKSLILWTLTKEDSTFGVATRRLIGHSHFVQDVVLSSDGQFALSGSWDDELRLWDLQTGDTARRFVGQTKDVLSVAFSADNRQIVSASRDKTIKLWNTLGECKYTIQGGKSHKDWVSCVRFSPDNTQPTLVSGSWDKSVKVWNLTNCKLRATLTCHTGYVNTVAVSPDGSLCASGGQDGIFLWNLSDGKMLHWLEAGSIVNALCFSPNRYWLCAATESGIKIWDLESKSVIAETEMATDEAAQIYCTSLGWKADGSTLFSGYTDGVIRVWGIGR, from the coding sequence ATGGCAATGGGGCAGGAAGAACTCGTCCTCCGCGGCACAATGCGCGGCCACACCGACTGGGTGACGGCCATCGCCGCCCCCATGGACAACTCCGACACCATCGTCACCGCCTCCCGCGACAAATCCCTAATCCTCTGGACTCTCACCAAAGAGGACAGCACGTTCGGCGTGGCGACCCGCCGCTTGATCGGCCACTCGCACTTTGTCCAGGACGTCGTCCTCTCCTCTGACGGCCAATTCGCCCTCTCCGGCTCATGGGATGACGAACTCCGCCTCTGGGATCTGCAGACCGGAGACACCGCCCGGCGCTTCGTCGGCCAGACCAAGGACGTCCTCTCCGTTGCCTTCTCCGCCGACAACCGCCAGATCGTGTCGGCGTCTCGCGACAAGACCATCAAGCTCTGGAACACGCTCGGGGAGTGCAAGTATACGATTCAGGGCGGCAAATCGCATAAAGATTGGGTGTCGTGCGTCCGTTTCTCCCCTGACAACACCCAGCCCACGCTTGTGTCGGGGTCTTGGGATAAGAGTGTGAAGGTTTGGAATTTGACCAATTGCAAGCTGCGCGCCACGCTGACTTGCCACACTGGTTACGTTAACACGGTGGCTGTGTCGCCCGATGGGTCGCTGTGCGCGAGTGGGGGCCAGGATGGTATTTTTCTTTGGAATTTGTCGGACGGGAAGATGTTGCACTGGTTGGAAGCTGGCTCCATCGTTAATGCTCTGTGCTTTAGCCCTAATAGGTATTGGCTTTGTGCTGCGACCGAATCGGGCATCAAGATTTGGGATTTGGAGAGCAAGAGTGTTATTGCGGAGACTGAAATGGCGACAGACGAAGCTGCCCAAATATATTGCACCAGTCTCGGCTGGAAAGCTGATGGAAGCACCCTTTTCAGTGGTTATACCGATGGTGTCATCCGAGTTTGGGGTATAGGCCGATGA